A stretch of DNA from Mus musculus strain C57BL/6J chromosome 6, GRCm38.p6 C57BL/6J:
GTGCTGGCAGGCACCAGACCAGAGTCCCTGCCAGCCACTTGTGCCACCAGTGCCCCAGAAGAACGCCACTGTGAATGTAAGTGAGGTCAAAGGTTGGAGAGAGTGTGTGGGACGCCAGCGTTTCCCTTCACCTCACTCATTCCCTGTTTTCCACAGGAGCCACAAGATTTCCAGTTGGTGGCAGGCCACCCCAACCTCTGTGTCCAGGTCAGAACAGTAATGACAGCATTGGGCTTCGGGTGGGGCCCTGCACCGGTTCTCCTTCCCAAGCTACAGCCCCCACACGTGTTCCTGGGCACTGTGCACCCAAACACACTCACCATACATGGACACATTAATAATGAAAATTAGAGCATTtttaaattcaaaaacaaaagcattcaTTCAAGATTTAACTGGGCACAGAGGCTCATGCCtacattcccagcacttgggagactgaggcaggaggatatgtGGGCTCCCCTGGGTTTGAGGCCACCTGGTCTGAGCTAGTCagtgagtaccaggccagcctaggctacagcacGATACTGTTTCGAGACAAATATTGAGTATCGACTATGTGCCGGTCGCTTTGAGATTGAGCTGTCCATGAGCAAAGCTGGCAAATGTCCCTGTCCTCACAGAACCTATTTCTCATCAAGGAAAGCGAACAGTGTGCTTTAAGGACGCATGTTAACGTGCAATCACATGCTATGGGAAGAGGCGAAGGAACGGAGGCTGTGATCCTCAGTGGGTGACTAGGTGAGGGAGAGAGTCTCCTGTTTGAGGTGTCAGATGTGGAGATGTTTTAAGTGCAGACAGAGCTTAAGGTTGTAAATTCAGTCAGCACAGGCGTCCTCCCTCCCAAAGCCTGGTCTGAGAAATGGGTGACTCCTAATCCTGCAGCCTGAACTCAGCTCTGCCGAACCTCAGGTCCAGAGTGCAGAGCCGGCCTGATGGTCTTCCTCTTGCCTGCACCCTCCCTCTTGGacttcctgaccctggctctTGCTTTTCCTAGCGCTCCTAACTCTGGCTCCTTCTAAGCAGGTGAGCACCTGGGAGAAGGTTCAGCTGCAAGCGTGCTTGTGGGCTGGTGAGTGGGGCAGGGCCACTGCCATGGGGGGCACCTTGGAGGAGCTGCCTCCCGGGGGGTAAAGGTCGGGGGATGGGAGGAAGGCAAAGCCCAAGTGGGTCTTACTAGAGtggcctctccctcctcccagacTCCTTGGGGCCCTTCAAGGATGATATGCTGTTAGTGGAGATGAAAACCGGCCTCAACAACACATCAGTCTGTGCCTTGGAACCCAGTGGCTgtacaccactgcccagcatggcCTCCACGGTGAGGACGAAGGAACCGTCGCTAGATGCTTCCAGACGCATCTCATGCACGGCCTCATATTCTTACTTCTCTTCTCAGTCACTGTATCCCACCTTACTTTACTCTATCATTCTCTGCCAGGGCCAGTACTGCTTCTGGGAATacagtgcggggggggggggggttgggggggcgaCGTATTCGCGTGCCCTTGCTTGTGTGTACGCACACACATTCCTTCTCAGTGGCTTTGTAAGTCTCTTAGCTCCTCTTGACAAACAGCCCTGCTCTACTGCAGCACCTTACATGCTGCCCCGGGTGACAGCCCCTCCCACTCCTTTGCCTTGGCAGAGAGCTGCTCGCCTGGGAGAGGAGTTGCTGCAAGACTTCCGATCACACCAGTGTATGCAGGTGAGTTGGTGACAGAACTTGCCCTGGTGCCTGCGTGTGTCTGCTTGCTCTCTGACTAGCCTAGGTAGGTAAAGGGTAGGCGATATCATGCCTGTCCCACAGGTGCTCACTCTGACTAGAGCCCAGTTAAATGATACACACCCCCAGTCAGTGCTAGGTTCTAGAAAGAGCTTTGAGGAAGAATCTGGCAAGGCCCCATTTGGCACAGAGGTCAGCTTGGGCACAGTTTGAGCAAAAGCAGAGGTATCCACTGGGGCCTGCCCTGGGCAAGGAAGTATGCATCGCTGAGGCTAGGAATGTGAATAAGCTGGCCAGAAATGATTCGCCGTTGAACACCAAGCCAGGGACTGTGGTTGTGTCTTACAGCTGTGGAACGATGACAACATGGGATCGCTATGGGCCTGCCCCATGGACAAGTGTGAGTACGAGGGGAACTGTTCTTCTTGTGTGCCAGCAGCTGACTCTGACAGGGACCTCAGTGCTGAGGCAACATGTGATGCTTCGCCAGGCTCAAATAAGTCACAGCAGCATTCCTTTCAACCAGTCAAAAaccacagagagggagaaagatggctcagctggtaaagacaTTTGCCACCAAATCTGAAAAAAAACCTGAGTTCCCTGAGACCAACATGAATGGACTCTcttgagttgtcctctgaccttcacacaagcTCTATGGCATGTGTGCCCCTCAAGGGTGGGGTTGGAGGAGGGACAGGGATAAAAACACACTTTTAGGGATCCCAGAATCACTAAAAAGACATAGCCTgcccacagcaacagaaatctaaAAGGACAGGGCCAGTATGAGCTGTTGACTGTTTGCGATCTTACAGTAATAGTTATGGGTTCAGTGCAGTGAATGAGCGCAGCCAGGACCTGGTTTAGGTGGATGAAGGGTTCAGGGGAAAGGTCCTAGACACACCGGGAAGCCTCTGCTAGTTGAGAGGAGTCAAGCTGCAGTTTTAAGACTGTGAAGTACATTTTTGAGAGTTTCCAAAGCTGTCAGTGTGGTTAGAGGGTCTTGGGAAGAAGATGGGAGGCCCAATAGGGTGTAGGATTTTATGTCCCCAGCAACACCAGCTCCCTCAAGGGCTAGAATAAACCTATTTTAAACAGATCTTGGTGGTTCCCCATAGAGTGAATGGACTGTAAGCGGAAAGATAGGGGCTATTGCAATCATGCAAGACAGCAAAATTAAGGGCCTGTAACCCTAGGCTTCAGGGGCAATATCAGCTGCAATCTGAATGCACTTGATGCTGTTGTCCATATTTACAGGCATGGAAACGGAGGCAGGTCACAGAGACACATGGAGCTTTTTCAGTGCGTGGGCTCTGACAAATGCGACTTTGGGGCAGATCACTTCATGTATAtagactcattttttttctcctccgaTAAGGTGGAGTAAAAGATAAAGGTTTCTTACTAGCCCATTATTTTCCCCTGTCTATTCCAGACATCCACAGGCGCTGGGTCCTAGTATGGCTGGCCTGCCTACTCTTGGCTGCGgcgcttttcttcttcctccttctaaaAAAGGACCGCAGGAAAGGTGAGTGCTTTCCTGTCCTGGTTTCCCAAGGACAGTCTCAAACAGTGGCGCTGGGGCTCAATTGGGTGGAGGGAAGGCAGGTCCGGGCTCACCCTCACAGGCTCCACTATCCCTGTAGCGGCCCGTGGCTCCCGCACGGCCTTGCTCCTCCACTCCGCCGACGGAGCGGGCTACGAGCGTCTGGTGGGAGCACTGGCGTCCGCGTTGAGCCAGATGCCACTGCGCGTGGCCGTGGACCTGTGGAGCCGCCGCGAGCTGAGCGCGCACGGAGCCCTAGCCTGGTTCCACCACCAGCGACGCCGTATCCTGCAGGAGGGTGGCGTGGTAATCCTTCTCTTCTCGCCCGCGGCCGTGGCGCAGTGTCAGCAGTGGCTGCAGCTCCAGACAGTGGAGCCCGGGCCGCATGACGCCCTCGCCGCCTGGCTCAGCTGCGTGCTACCCGATTTCCTGCAAGGCCGGGCGACCGGCCGCTACGTCGGGGTCTACTTCGACGGGCTGCTGCACCCAGACTCTGTGCCCTCCCCGTTCCGCGTCGCCCCGCTCTTCTCCCTGCCCTCGCAGCTGCCGGCTTTCCTGGATGCACTGCAGGGAGGCTGCTCCACTTCCGCGGGGCGACCCGCGGACCGGGTGGAACGAGTGACCCAGGCGCTGCGGTCCGCCCTGGACAGCTGTACTTCTAGCTCGGAAGCCCCAGGCTGCTGCGAGGAATGGGACCTGGGACCCTGCACTACACTAGAATAAAAGCCGATACAGTATTCCTAACCAAGTAGCACTCGTGTATCTGTTCCGAGGACCCGCTAACAGAGCCTTTAACCCCGCTGCCCTTTAAAGCCCGGACAGGTGCAGCCCGGAGCCGCTTCTGGTTGGCTAGTGTAGGGTGACGCCATGGCACATGGCTTTCCATAATTGGCTGGGAGAAGGCCCCGCCCTCCGGACTGCGGCGTTGAAGAAGGGTGTACTTTTTACGGAGGCGGTGGCTTTGAGGCGACTCGGCCCACAGCGCCCGGGGCGGAGgcggggactttttttttttttttttccctcctcctctaagGTCTAGCAGGGTTTGGATCCTCCCAGTCCTGTTTCAGGctgtgcctccatctcccaaagaGGCTCTGAACTTGACCCCTTCTCTTCATATCCGGATCCGGGCTCCTCCTCCAGGACCGCCCATCCGCCTTTCTCTCGGAATATTTTGGGATCCAACCCTCTCTCTAATTTTGGCCCCTAATAACTCACTGAGACCCTAAAACAATGGGCTGACGCTTATTCTTTTGCCCGCGATCCCGGCCACCTCCCCCTACGGTAACGGAGAAATAATTTCTCTGCTGGAATCGTAGATTAGGCTCTTTCACCCCTTCCAGCGCCTCTGCTTCCACTACCCCAGTTTATCCTCGTTTTGTAATTACGTAGGTCTGGGGCTCTGAGCCCCAAGGCGCCTCGCTTTCCTCCCTTACAGCCTGGCTTCTCCAGtgaaccctccccctgccctctatCTGCACGTCCCCAGCCTGGGAAAAGATGGCTCCACTGCCCCCAAGGGGCCTGGTCCCATCTCTGCTCTGGTGCTTGAGCCTGTTTCTGAGCCTCCCAGGACCTGTCTGGCTCcaaccctctcctcctccccatccttctcCCCGAGCTGAGCCCCATCCGTGTCATACCTGCCGGGCACTGGTGGACAACTTCAACAAGGTGGGTGCACTAATAGCCACGAGGGAGGGGCCCATTATTGGAGAGCAGGGAGCTCTCTCTGCAAATCTGCATGGTGTCTAGTCCCAGTGTGGGTTGCTGGCTTTAACTGTATGGCATTTGGGTAAGGTGTGTCACAGTGCCTCAGTTTTCTGGTcaataacataaaataatgaaatgttaGAATGTTAGGCCGGGAGTGCCGGCAcattcctttagtcccagcactggggaggcagaggcaggtggatctctgagttccagggcatcctggtctacagaccaagttccaggacagccaggactatgcagagaaaccttgtttcagaaacaacaacaaaacaaaaaacaaactaataaaaaatCCAAATGAATGTGTCTAGCTCTGTACTTAGATATTCCTAATTTCTTCCATATGCAGGGCCTGGAGAGAACCATCCGGGACAACTTCGGGGGTGGAAACACggcctgggaggaagagaagttgTCCAAATACAAAGACAGGTAAGAAGGTGGGGGCAGGGTATCTACCCCAACTCTGGGTTTCTGTTGATGATGTTGGATAGATTCTCTGCGGAAGCATTTCGCTCCCCAGATCCTGAACATTTACAGTACAGCAGATAAGGAAACCAAGCCCCATCTTCGAGAAACTTGCTTTTTTAGTAGAGTAGACACAAACAGTACACACAACCTGTCAGGTGAAGAACAAGAATGTGGGTAGACCACAGGTGGGTGGGATGTGTTCAGGATGGTCCGTTTGAACAGTAGGGGGGCCGACCTTCTGTTTCTCCCAAAGGTGGCTGGAGCAGAGTGAGCAGAAGGTTCTAGAGAGGAGTTTAGATGTCCTGAATGGGAGGCCAGAAAGgacactggatttcctggaactggagttagaggaatTGGGAGCCACTATGTCTGTGGTGGGAACTGaataattgctgagccatctctccaggtcttaAGTGAAGAGATCACTCACACTCACAAAGTACAAGAAGCCAGGGGAGCatggagggagtggggagagcagctagggagtggggagaggggctTCTTTAGTCTAGGTATAAAGGCAGCATGGACTAGCAAGACATTCAGTGGTGCATACAGAGCTAGTTGAAATCTGAGCATCCTTTGGAGATCATCAGTTGACATGATAGATTCCTTATGGAGCACGAGAGAGAGTACTATTGACTGGGTGAGGTGTgcaggtgttttcttttttttttttttcttattttggtttttcgagacagggtttctctgtgtagccctggctgtcctggaactcactatgtagaccaggctggcctcgaactcagaaatccgcctgcctctgcctcccaagtgctgggattacaggcgtgtgccccCACTGCTCAGCTGCAGGTGTTTTCTAACTGCAGAGAGGCCATGAGCAGGGGTGGGGTCAGGCCAGGTCTCTGAACATGGTGGGGTGAGATGTGCCCTGGACACCCAGATAGCTTCCATCTTATTCCAAAGCTCGAGGGACAGGTAGGCCTAGAGACAGGGACTGAAGAGGCCCTCTAGATTGTCAAGGTGACACAAAAGGAGGGGTCGTGAAGAGTCCCAGTTTAGGCCGCTGGTGGGGTCTTGCTGTTTTCACGAATGCTAGGGTTGCTCTTCTCTCCACGCTACAGCTCCCTCACCTGATCCTTGGTACTGTGGTTGGATGATGGTTCCCACTAGGgagaaaaatttatttttctgcaaCTCTGGCCCTTTCTTTCCCTCAATTTCCTCACTTAGGAAGGCAGTAGTACCAAGAGTACTTCTGCTGTATAATGGCTTCCGGGttcttctgtcttttcctttaaaagttttattctattacgtatttttttccacttttgaTACTAGGTCTTACTGTATGtcatggctggccttgaactcacagaggtccgcCTCTCtttgcctccacagtgctgggactacaagtgtgtgccaccacacttagcTTCTTCCTAATGTTTTGTCCtttgtttcctctg
This window harbors:
- the Il17rc gene encoding interleukin-17 receptor C isoform 2 precursor (isoform 2 precursor is encoded by transcript variant 2), producing MPVSWFLLSLALGRNPVVVSLERLMEPQDTARCSLGLSCHLWDGDVLCLPGSLQSAPGPVLVPTRLQTELVLRCPQKTDCALCVRVVVHLAVHGHWAEPEEAGKSDSELQESRNASLQAQVVLSFQAYPIARCALLEVQVPADLVQPGQSVGSAVFDCFEASLGAEVQIWSYTKPRYQKELNLTQQLPDGDNVLLTLDVSEEQDFSFLLYLRPVPDALKSLWYKNLTGPQNITLNHTDLVPCLCIQVWSLEPDSERVEFCPFREDPGAHRNLWHIARLRVLSPGVWQLDAPCCLPGKVTLCWQAPDQSPCQPLVPPVPQKNATVNEPQDFQLVAGHPNLCVQVSTWEKVQLQACLWADSLGPFKDDMLLVEMKTGLNNTSVCALEPSGCTPLPSMASTRAARLGEELLQDFRSHQCMQLWNDDNMGSLWACPMDKYIHRRWVLVWLACLLLAAALFFFLLLKKDRRKAARGSRTALLLHSADGAGYERLVGALASALSQMPLRVAVDLWSRRELSAHGALAWFHHQRRRILQEGGVVILLFSPAAVAQCQQWLQLQTVEPGPHDALAAWLSCVLPDFLQGRATGRYVGVYFDGLLHPDSVPSPFRVAPLFSLPSQLPAFLDALQGGCSTSAGRPADRVERVTQALRSALDSCTSSSEAPGCCEEWDLGPCTTLE
- the Il17rc gene encoding interleukin-17 receptor C isoform 1 precursor (isoform 1 precursor is encoded by transcript variant 1) gives rise to the protein MPVSWFLLSLALGRNPVVVSLERLMEPQDTARCSLGLSCHLWDGDVLCLPGSLQSAPGPVLVPTRLQTELVLRCPQKTDCALCVRVVVHLAVHGHWAEPEEAGKSDSELQESRNASLQAQVVLSFQAYPIARCALLEVQVPADLVQPGQSVGSAVFDCFEASLGAEVQIWSYTKPRYQKELNLTQQLPDCRGLEVRDSIQSCWVLPWLNVSTDGDNVLLTLDVSEEQDFSFLLYLRPVPDALKSLWYKNLTGPQNITLNHTDLVPCLCIQVWSLEPDSERVEFCPFREDPGAHRNLWHIARLRVLSPGVWQLDAPCCLPGKVTLCWQAPDQSPCQPLVPPVPQKNATVNEPQDFQLVAGHPNLCVQVSTWEKVQLQACLWADSLGPFKDDMLLVEMKTGLNNTSVCALEPSGCTPLPSMASTRAARLGEELLQDFRSHQCMQLWNDDNMGSLWACPMDKYIHRRWVLVWLACLLLAAALFFFLLLKKDRRKAARGSRTALLLHSADGAGYERLVGALASALSQMPLRVAVDLWSRRELSAHGALAWFHHQRRRILQEGGVVILLFSPAAVAQCQQWLQLQTVEPGPHDALAAWLSCVLPDFLQGRATGRYVGVYFDGLLHPDSVPSPFRVAPLFSLPSQLPAFLDALQGGCSTSAGRPADRVERVTQALRSALDSCTSSSEAPGCCEEWDLGPCTTLE
- the Il17rc gene encoding interleukin-17 receptor C isoform X1, producing the protein MPVSWFLLSLALGRNPVVVSLERLMEPQDTARCSLGLSCHLWDGDVLCLPGSLQSAPGPVLVPTRLQTELVLRCPQKTDCALCVRVVVHLAVHGHWAEPEEAGKSDSELQESRNASLQAQVVLSFQAYPIARCALLEVQVPADLVQPGQSVGSAVFDCFEASLGAEVQIWSYTKPRYQKELNLTQQLPDCRGLEVRDSIQSCWDGDNVLLTLDVSEEQDFSFLLYLRPVPDALKSLWYKNLTGPQNITLNHTDLVPCLCIQVWSLEPDSERVEFCPFREDPGAHRNLWHIARLRVLSPGVWQLDAPCCLPGKVTLCWQAPDQSPCQPLVPPVPQKNATVNEPQDFQLVAGHPNLCVQVSTWEKVQLQACLWADSLGPFKDDMLLVEMKTGLNNTSVCALEPSGCTPLPSMASTRAARLGEELLQDFRSHQCMQLWNDDNMGSLWACPMDKYIHRRWVLVWLACLLLAAALFFFLLLKKDRRKAARGSRTALLLHSADGAGYERLVGALASALSQMPLRVAVDLWSRRELSAHGALAWFHHQRRRILQEGGVVILLFSPAAVAQCQQWLQLQTVEPGPHDALAAWLSCVLPDFLQGRATGRYVGVYFDGLLHPDSVPSPFRVAPLFSLPSQLPAFLDALQGGCSTSAGRPADRVERVTQALRSALDSCTSSSEAPGCCEEWDLGPCTTLE
- the Il17rc gene encoding interleukin-17 receptor C isoform X2; translated protein: MPVSWFLLSLALGRNPVVVSLERLMEPQDTARCSLGLSCHLWDGDVLCLPGSLQSAPGPVLVPTRLQTELVLRCPQKTDCALCVRVVVHLAVHGHWAEPEEAGKSDSELQESRNASLQAQVVLSFQAYPIARCALLEVQVPADLVQPGQSVGSAVFDCFEASLGAEVQIWSYTKPRYQKELNLTQQLPVLPWLNVSTDGDNVLLTLDVSEEQDFSFLLYLRPVPDALKSLWYKNLTGPQNITLNHTDLVPCLCIQVWSLEPDSERVEFCPFREDPGAHRNLWHIARLRVLSPGVWQLDAPCCLPGKVTLCWQAPDQSPCQPLVPPVPQKNATVNEPQDFQLVAGHPNLCVQVSTWEKVQLQACLWADSLGPFKDDMLLVEMKTGLNNTSVCALEPSGCTPLPSMASTRAARLGEELLQDFRSHQCMQLWNDDNMGSLWACPMDKYIHRRWVLVWLACLLLAAALFFFLLLKKDRRKAARGSRTALLLHSADGAGYERLVGALASALSQMPLRVAVDLWSRRELSAHGALAWFHHQRRRILQEGGVVILLFSPAAVAQCQQWLQLQTVEPGPHDALAAWLSCVLPDFLQGRATGRYVGVYFDGLLHPDSVPSPFRVAPLFSLPSQLPAFLDALQGGCSTSAGRPADRVERVTQALRSALDSCTSSSEAPGCCEEWDLGPCTTLE